One part of the Arabidopsis thaliana chromosome 4, partial sequence genome encodes these proteins:
- a CDS encoding Disease resistance protein (TIR-NBS-LRR class) family (Disease resistance protein (TIR-NBS-LRR class) family; FUNCTIONS IN: transmembrane receptor activity, nucleoside-triphosphatase activity, nucleotide binding, ATP binding; INVOLVED IN: signal transduction, apoptosis, defense response, innate immune response; LOCATED IN: mitochondrion; CONTAINS InterPro DOMAIN/s: ATPase, AAA+ type, core (InterPro:IPR003593), NB-ARC (InterPro:IPR002182), Leucine-rich repeat (InterPro:IPR001611), Disease resistance protein (InterPro:IPR000767), Toll-Interleukin receptor (InterPro:IPR000157); BEST Arabidopsis thaliana protein match is: Disease resistance protein (TIR-NBS-LRR class) family (TAIR:AT4G16960.1); Has 22000 Blast hits to 14952 proteins in 582 species: Archae - 12; Bacteria - 1007; Metazoa - 1676; Fungi - 89; Plants - 18365; Viruses - 12; Other Eukaryotes - 839 (source: NCBI BLink).) gives MDHGIVRSCIIADELITAIREARISIVIFSENYASSTWCLNELVEIHKCHKDKDLDQMVIPVFYGVDPSHVRKQIGGFGDVFKKTCEDKPEDQKQRWVKALTDISNLAGEDLRNGPSEAAMVVKIANDVSNKLFPLPKGFGDLVGIEDHIEAIKLKLCLESKEARIMVGIWGQSGIGKSTIGRALFSQLSSQFHHRAFITYKSTSGSDVSGMKLSWEKELLSEILGQKDIKIEHFGVVEQRLKHKKVLILLDDVDNLEFLRTLVGKAEWFGSGSRIIVITQDRQLLKAHEIDLIYEVKLPSQGLALKMICQYAFGKYSPPDDFKELAFEVAKLAGNLPLGLSVLGSSLKRRSKEEWMEMLAELQNGLNRDIMKTLRVSYVRLDPKDQDIFHYIAWLFNGWKVKSIKDFLGDGVNVNIRLKTLDDKSLIRLTPNDTIEMHNLLQKLATEIDREESNGNPGKRRFLENAEEILDVFTDNTGTEKLLGIDFSTSSDSQIDKPFISIDENSFQGMLNLQFLNIHDHYWWQPRETRLRLPNGLVYLPRKLKWLRWENCPLKRLPSNFKAEYLVELRMENSALEKLWNGTQPLGSLKKMNLRNSNNLKEIPDLSLATNLEELDLCNCEVLESFPSPLNSESLKFLNLLLCPRLRNFPEIIMQSFIFTDEIEIEVADCLWNKNLPGLDYLDCLRRCNPSKFRPEHLKNLTVRGNNMLEKLWEGVQSLGKLKRVDLSECENMIEIPDLSKATNLEILDLSNCKSLVMLPSTIGNLQKLYTLNMEECTGLKVLPMDINLSSLHTVHLKGCSSLRFIPQISKSIAVLNLDDTAIEEVPCFENFSRLMELSMRGCKSLRRFPQISTSIQELNLADTAIEQVPCFIEKFSRLKVLNMSGCKMLKNISPNIFRLTRLMKVDFTDCGGVITALSDPVTTMEDQNNEKINKVEKRPKCDKDEDDEDEYEYEYDEDEDDEDEYGEIYFKFQNCFKLDRAARELILGSCFKTTMVLPGLLSKLDVNDVEFKFNGTRVKRCGIRLLNVSTSPDDSEGSSETESPDDSDGDSVTEYHQQSGEKCDDVETESSKKRMRMTLGNSEKYFNLPCGQIVTDTVPLGWGESSSVSFNPWLEGEALCVDSMITEQQDAQIHIANVDWEWELW, from the exons ATGGATCACGGCATCGTGAGAAGCTGCATAATCGCCGATGAGCTTATAACGGCCATTAGAGAAGCGAGGATCTCAATAGTTATCTTCTCTGAGAACTATGCTTCTTCCACGTGGTGCTTGAATGAATTGGTGGAGATCCACAAGTGTCACAAGGACAAAGACTTGGATCAAATGGTGATTCCGGTTTTCTACGGCGTTGATCCTTCTCATGTTAGAAAACAGATCGGTGGCTTTGGCGATGTCTTTAAAAAGACATGCGAGGACAAACCAGAGGATCAGAAACAAAGATGGGTTAAAGCTCTCACagatatatcaaatttagCCGGGGAGGATCTTCGGAACGg GCCTAGTGAAGCAGCCATGGTTGTAAAGATAGCTAATGATGTTTCGAATAAACTTTTTCCTCTGCCAAAGGGTTTTGGTGACTTAGTCGGAATTGAGGATCATATAGAggcaataaaattaaaactgtgCTTGGAATCCAAGGAAGCTAGAATAATGGTCGGGATTTGGGGACAGTCAGGGATTGGTAAGAGTACTATAGGAAGAGCTCTTTTCAGTCAACTCTCTAGCCAGTTCCACCATCGCGCTTTCATAACTTATAAAAGCACCAGTGGTAGTGACGTCTCTGGCATGAAGTTGAGTTGGGAAAAAGAACTTCTCTCGGAAATCTTAGGTCAAAAGGACATAAAGATAGAGCATTTTGGTGTGGTGGAGCAAAGGTTGAAGCACAAGAAAGTTCTTATCCTTCTTGATGATGTGGATAATCTAGAGTTTCTTAGGACCTTGGTGGGAAAAGCTGAATGGTTTGGATCTGGAAGCAGAATAATTGTGATCACTCAAGATAGGCAACTTCTCAAGGCTCATGAGATTGACCTTATATATGAGGTGAAGCTCCCATCTCAAGGTCTTGCTCTTAAGATGATATGCCAATATGCTTTTGGGAAATACTCTCCACCTGATGATTTTAAGGAACTAGCATTTGAAGTTGCAAAGCTTGCCGGTAATCTTCCTTTGGGTCTCAGTGTCCTTGGTTCGTCTTTAAAACGAAGGAGCAAAGAAGAGTGGATGGAGATGCTGGCTGAGCTCCAAAATGGTTTGAACAGAGATATTATGAAAACATTAAGAGTCAGCTACGTTAGATTAGATCCAAAAGATCAAGATATATTCCATTACATTGCATGGTTATTCAATGGTTGGAAAGTCAAATCCATCAAAGACTTCCTCGGAGATGGTGTTAATGTTAACATTAGGCTCAAAACGTTGGATGATAAGTCCCTCATACGTTTAACACCGAATGATACTATAGAGATGCACAATTTGCTTCAGAAGTTGGCTACAGAAATTGATCGTGAAGAGTCTAATGGTAATCCTGGAAAACGTCGATTTCTGGAGAATGCTGAGGAAATTCTAGACGTATTTACCGATAATACC ggCACTGAAAAATTGCTCGGAATAGATTTCAGCACGTCATCAGATTCACAAATCGATAAGCCATTTATTTCAATAGATGAAAACTCGTTCCAAGGCATGCTTAATCTCCAATTTCTAAATATTCATGATCATTACTGGTGGCAACCGAGAGAAACCAGATTGCGTCTACCTAACGGCCTCGTTTACTTGCCACGTAAACTCAAATGGCTACGGTGGGAAAATTGTCCATTGAAGCGTTTGCCTTCTAATTTTAAGGCTGAGTATCTGGTTGAACTCAGAATGGAGAATAGTGCCCTTGAGAAGCTGTGGAATGGAACTCAG CCTCTTGGAAGtctcaagaagatgaatttgaGGAATTCCaacaatttgaaagaaattccAGATCTTTCTTTAGCCACAAACCTCGAGGAATTAGATCTTTGTAACTGCGAAGTGCTAGAAAGTTTTCCAAGTCCTCTCAACTCGGAATCTCTTAAGTTCCTCAATCTCCTACTATGCCCCCGGTTGAGAAATTTCCCTGAGATTATAATGCAAAGTTTCATCTTTACAGATGAAATTGAGATCGAGGTAGCAGATTGTTTATGGAACAAGAATCTCCCTGGACTCGATTATCTCGATTGCCTTAGGAGATGTAATCCAAGTAAATTTCGCCCAGAACATCTCAAAAACCTCACAGTGAGAGGCAACAACATGCTTGAGAAGCTATGGGAAGGCGTCCAG TCGCTTGGGAAACTCAAGAGGGTGGATCTGTCAGAATGTGAAAACATGATAGAAATTCCAGACCTTTCAAAGGCCACCAATCTGGAGATTTTGGATCTCTCAAATTGCAAAAGTTTGGTGATGTTACCTTCTACAATTGGGAATCTCCAAAAATTATACACGTTAAATATGGAAGAATGCACAGGGCTGAAGGTTCTTCCTATGGATATCAACTTGTCATCTCTCCATACAGTCCATCTCAAAGGGTGCTCAAGTTTGAGATTTATCCCTCAGATTTCAAAAAGTATTGCAGTACTCAATCTAGATGACACTGCCATTGAAGAAGTTCCATGTTTTGAGAATTTCTCGAGGCTCATGGAATTATCGATGCGTGGTTGCAAGTCGTTGAGAAGATTTCCTCAGATTTCAACTAGTATTCAAGAACTCAATCTAGCTGACACCGCCATTGAACAAGTTCCCTGCTTCATTGAGAAATTTTCGAGGCTCAAGGTACTAAATATGAGTGGTTGCAAAATGTTGAAAAACATATCCCCGAACATTTTCAGACTGACAAGGCTTATGAAGGTCGACTTTACAGACTGTGGAGGTGTCATCACAGCGTTGAGTGATCCGGTGACAACAATGGAAgatcaaaacaatgaaaagataaataagGTCGAAAAGAGACCTAAATGTGACAAGGATGAGGATGACGAGGATGAGTATGAGTATGAGTATGACGAGGATGAGGATGACGAGGATGAGTAtggagaaatatattttaaattccAGAATTGCTTCAAATTGGATAGAGCTGCGCGAGAACTTATCCTAGGATCATGCTTCAAGACGACTATGGTCTTACCAG GTCTTCTATCTAAATTAGACGTCAATGATGTGGAATTTAAGTTTAACGGGACGAGAGTAAAAAGATGCGGCATACGACTCTTGAATGTGTCTACATCTCCGGATGATAGTGAGGGAAGCTCTGAAACAGAATCTCCGGATGATAGTGATGGAGACTCTGTAACAGAGTACCACCAACAGTCTGGAGAAAAATGTGATGATGTAGAGACTGAAAGTAGCAAGAAGCGGATGCGG ATGACATTAGGAAACTctgaaaaatatttcaacttACCCTGTGGCCAAATAGTAACAGACACTGTTCCGTTAGGGTGGGGAGAATCATCATCAGTTTCTTTTAATCCATGGCTGGAGGGGGAAGCTTTGTGTGTTGATTCCATGATTACTGAACAACAAGATGCACAAATTCATATAGCTAATGTGGATTGGGAGTGGGAGTTATGGTAA
- a CDS encoding Disease resistance protein (TIR-NBS-LRR class) family codes for MDHGIVRSCIIADELITAIREARISIVIFSENYASSTWCLNELVEIHKCHKDKDLDQMVIPVFYGVDPSHVRKQIGGFGDVFKKTCEDKPEDQKQRWVKALTDISNLAGEDLRNGPSEAAMVVKIANDVSNKLFPLPKGFGDLVGIEDHIEAIKLKLCLESKEARIMVGIWGQSGIGKSTIGRALFSQLSSQFHHRAFITYKSTSGSDVSGMKLSWEKELLSEILGQKDIKIEHFGVVEQRLKHKKVLILLDDVDNLEFLRTLVGKAEWFGSGSRIIVITQDRQLLKAHEIDLIYEVKLPSQGLALKMICQYAFGKYSPPDDFKELAFEVAKLAGNLPLGLSVLGSSLKRRSKEEWMEMLAELQNGLNRDIMKTLRVSYVRLDPKDQDIFHYIAWLFNGWKVKSIKDFLGDGVNVNIRLKTLDDKSLIRLTPNDTIEMHNLLQKLATEIDREESNGNPGKRRFLENAEEILDVFTDNTGTEKLLGIDFSTSSDSQIDKPFISIDENSFQGMLNLQFLNIHDHYWWQPRETRLRLPNGLVYLPRKLKWLRWENCPLKRLPSNFKAEYLVELRMENSALEKLWNGTQPLGSLKKMNLRNSNNLKEIPDLSLATNLEELDLCNCEVLESFPSPLNSESLKFLNLLLCPRLRNFPEIIMQSFIFTDEIEIEVADCLWNKNLPGLDYLDCLRRCNPSKFRPEHLKNLTVRGNNMLEKLWEGVQSLGKLKRVDLSECENMIEIPDLSKATNLEILDLSNCKSLVMLPSTIGNLQKLYTLNMEECTGLKVLPMDINLSSLHTVHLKGCSSLRFIPQISKSIAVLNLDDTAIEEVPCFENFSRLMELSMRGCKSLRRFPQISTSIQELNLADTAIEQVPCFIEKFSRLKVLNMSGCKMLKNISPNIFRLTRLMKVDFTDCGGVITALSDPVTTMEDQNNEKINKVEKRPKCDKDEDDEDEYEYEYDEDEDDEDEYGEIYFKFQNCFKLDRAARELILGSCFKTTMVLPGGEVPTYFKHQAYGNSLTVTLPQSSLSHKFLRFNACLVVEPITHSFACMDVLFQFNGEHYRHTIYEGMEMMCKTDHLVLCSFKFQPTGLLSKLDVNDVEFKFNGTRVKRCGIRLLNVSTSPDDSEGSSETESPDDSDGDSVTEYHQQSGEKCDDVETESSKKRMRMTLGNSEKYFNLPCGQIVTDTVPLGWGESSSVSFNPWLEGEALCVDSMITEQQDAQIHIANVDWEWELW; via the exons ATGGATCACGGCATCGTGAGAAGCTGCATAATCGCCGATGAGCTTATAACGGCCATTAGAGAAGCGAGGATCTCAATAGTTATCTTCTCTGAGAACTATGCTTCTTCCACGTGGTGCTTGAATGAATTGGTGGAGATCCACAAGTGTCACAAGGACAAAGACTTGGATCAAATGGTGATTCCGGTTTTCTACGGCGTTGATCCTTCTCATGTTAGAAAACAGATCGGTGGCTTTGGCGATGTCTTTAAAAAGACATGCGAGGACAAACCAGAGGATCAGAAACAAAGATGGGTTAAAGCTCTCACagatatatcaaatttagCCGGGGAGGATCTTCGGAACGg GCCTAGTGAAGCAGCCATGGTTGTAAAGATAGCTAATGATGTTTCGAATAAACTTTTTCCTCTGCCAAAGGGTTTTGGTGACTTAGTCGGAATTGAGGATCATATAGAggcaataaaattaaaactgtgCTTGGAATCCAAGGAAGCTAGAATAATGGTCGGGATTTGGGGACAGTCAGGGATTGGTAAGAGTACTATAGGAAGAGCTCTTTTCAGTCAACTCTCTAGCCAGTTCCACCATCGCGCTTTCATAACTTATAAAAGCACCAGTGGTAGTGACGTCTCTGGCATGAAGTTGAGTTGGGAAAAAGAACTTCTCTCGGAAATCTTAGGTCAAAAGGACATAAAGATAGAGCATTTTGGTGTGGTGGAGCAAAGGTTGAAGCACAAGAAAGTTCTTATCCTTCTTGATGATGTGGATAATCTAGAGTTTCTTAGGACCTTGGTGGGAAAAGCTGAATGGTTTGGATCTGGAAGCAGAATAATTGTGATCACTCAAGATAGGCAACTTCTCAAGGCTCATGAGATTGACCTTATATATGAGGTGAAGCTCCCATCTCAAGGTCTTGCTCTTAAGATGATATGCCAATATGCTTTTGGGAAATACTCTCCACCTGATGATTTTAAGGAACTAGCATTTGAAGTTGCAAAGCTTGCCGGTAATCTTCCTTTGGGTCTCAGTGTCCTTGGTTCGTCTTTAAAACGAAGGAGCAAAGAAGAGTGGATGGAGATGCTGGCTGAGCTCCAAAATGGTTTGAACAGAGATATTATGAAAACATTAAGAGTCAGCTACGTTAGATTAGATCCAAAAGATCAAGATATATTCCATTACATTGCATGGTTATTCAATGGTTGGAAAGTCAAATCCATCAAAGACTTCCTCGGAGATGGTGTTAATGTTAACATTAGGCTCAAAACGTTGGATGATAAGTCCCTCATACGTTTAACACCGAATGATACTATAGAGATGCACAATTTGCTTCAGAAGTTGGCTACAGAAATTGATCGTGAAGAGTCTAATGGTAATCCTGGAAAACGTCGATTTCTGGAGAATGCTGAGGAAATTCTAGACGTATTTACCGATAATACC ggCACTGAAAAATTGCTCGGAATAGATTTCAGCACGTCATCAGATTCACAAATCGATAAGCCATTTATTTCAATAGATGAAAACTCGTTCCAAGGCATGCTTAATCTCCAATTTCTAAATATTCATGATCATTACTGGTGGCAACCGAGAGAAACCAGATTGCGTCTACCTAACGGCCTCGTTTACTTGCCACGTAAACTCAAATGGCTACGGTGGGAAAATTGTCCATTGAAGCGTTTGCCTTCTAATTTTAAGGCTGAGTATCTGGTTGAACTCAGAATGGAGAATAGTGCCCTTGAGAAGCTGTGGAATGGAACTCAG CCTCTTGGAAGtctcaagaagatgaatttgaGGAATTCCaacaatttgaaagaaattccAGATCTTTCTTTAGCCACAAACCTCGAGGAATTAGATCTTTGTAACTGCGAAGTGCTAGAAAGTTTTCCAAGTCCTCTCAACTCGGAATCTCTTAAGTTCCTCAATCTCCTACTATGCCCCCGGTTGAGAAATTTCCCTGAGATTATAATGCAAAGTTTCATCTTTACAGATGAAATTGAGATCGAGGTAGCAGATTGTTTATGGAACAAGAATCTCCCTGGACTCGATTATCTCGATTGCCTTAGGAGATGTAATCCAAGTAAATTTCGCCCAGAACATCTCAAAAACCTCACAGTGAGAGGCAACAACATGCTTGAGAAGCTATGGGAAGGCGTCCAG TCGCTTGGGAAACTCAAGAGGGTGGATCTGTCAGAATGTGAAAACATGATAGAAATTCCAGACCTTTCAAAGGCCACCAATCTGGAGATTTTGGATCTCTCAAATTGCAAAAGTTTGGTGATGTTACCTTCTACAATTGGGAATCTCCAAAAATTATACACGTTAAATATGGAAGAATGCACAGGGCTGAAGGTTCTTCCTATGGATATCAACTTGTCATCTCTCCATACAGTCCATCTCAAAGGGTGCTCAAGTTTGAGATTTATCCCTCAGATTTCAAAAAGTATTGCAGTACTCAATCTAGATGACACTGCCATTGAAGAAGTTCCATGTTTTGAGAATTTCTCGAGGCTCATGGAATTATCGATGCGTGGTTGCAAGTCGTTGAGAAGATTTCCTCAGATTTCAACTAGTATTCAAGAACTCAATCTAGCTGACACCGCCATTGAACAAGTTCCCTGCTTCATTGAGAAATTTTCGAGGCTCAAGGTACTAAATATGAGTGGTTGCAAAATGTTGAAAAACATATCCCCGAACATTTTCAGACTGACAAGGCTTATGAAGGTCGACTTTACAGACTGTGGAGGTGTCATCACAGCGTTGAGTGATCCGGTGACAACAATGGAAgatcaaaacaatgaaaagataaataagGTCGAAAAGAGACCTAAATGTGACAAGGATGAGGATGACGAGGATGAGTATGAGTATGAGTATGACGAGGATGAGGATGACGAGGATGAGTAtggagaaatatattttaaattccAGAATTGCTTCAAATTGGATAGAGCTGCGCGAGAACTTATCCTAGGATCATGCTTCAAGACGACTATGGTCTTACCAGGTGGAGAAGTGCCTACATATTTTAAGCATCAAGCTTATGGAAATTCCCTAACTGTCACTTTGCCTCAGAGCTCTCTTTCTCATAAATTCTTGCGATTTAATGCTTGTCTCGTGGTTGAACCTATAACCCATTCTTTTGCATGCATGGACGTACTCTTTCAGTTCAATGGCGAACATTATAGACATACAATATATGAGGGCATGGAAATGATGTGTAAGACGGATCATCTAGTTTTGTGTTCCTTCAAGTTCCAGCCTACAGGTCTTCTATCTAAATTAGACGTCAATGATGTGGAATTTAAGTTTAACGGGACGAGAGTAAAAAGATGCGGCATACGACTCTTGAATGTGTCTACATCTCCGGATGATAGTGAGGGAAGCTCTGAAACAGAATCTCCGGATGATAGTGATGGAGACTCTGTAACAGAGTACCACCAACAGTCTGGAGAAAAATGTGATGATGTAGAGACTGAAAGTAGCAAGAAGCGGATGCGG ATGACATTAGGAAACTctgaaaaatatttcaacttACCCTGTGGCCAAATAGTAACAGACACTGTTCCGTTAGGGTGGGGAGAATCATCATCAGTTTCTTTTAATCCATGGCTGGAGGGGGAAGCTTTGTGTGTTGATTCCATGATTACTGAACAACAAGATGCACAAATTCATATAGCTAATGTGGATTGGGAGTGGGAGTTATGGTAA